In Aegilops tauschii subsp. strangulata cultivar AL8/78 chromosome 3, Aet v6.0, whole genome shotgun sequence, one genomic interval encodes:
- the LOC120975475 gene encoding aspartyl protease family protein At5g10770-like: MASSATPSVHFYLLILLVVLLAPRLGGSSQYTGYTRGGKHFVLRSSGAQRPPPAPTSCSTISLFGGGGGIARPDSSFISSGDGGGIARKLPVLHRLSPCSPLNTSTLALRGFLRRSGSLGRPHSRLLNSGATIPTTGIPFPTLPGASEFHIVVGYGTPAQKLAVSFDTTLGATFIRCKTRADDAIGKAFHPSRSSSIVQVSCGSPECPLKSCSGPSCTVTESKDGSMVFNATAVMDTLTLSQETQENIRAICLEMGSETSESLSGIVDLSWDNHSLASRAPSSPDTVAFSYCLPSTIVAQGFLSIGAPRPERSRHFVVYTPLWTNTLLPNMYIVRLTKLDVSGVDVKIPYAPHAGNAMFVLDTTFTYLKPETYTILHEQFKSQMTEYRVAPSMGDLDTCYNFTGLTRMSMPSITLWFEGWAYIVPGMEQMMYFGRRGDIFSVGCLAFAAASDLPPGITAVIGTLLQERTEVVYDVHGGKMGFSHKQCW; encoded by the exons atggcttcatcagcaacTCCCTCTGTGCACTTTTACCTGCTGATtctgcttgttgttcttcttgctCCTCGTCTCGGCGGCTCCTCCCAGTACACCGGCTACACCCGTGGCGGCAAGCATTTCGTTCTCCGTTCATCCGGCGCACAACGTCCACCACCAGCACCGACGTCCTGCTCTACCATTTCTTTATTTG GTGGCGGCGGTGGAATAGCAAGACCAGATAGTTCATTTATTTCTTCCG GAGATGGCGGAGGAATAGCAAGAAAGTTGCCCGTACTCCATCGACTAAGCCCATGCTCTCCCCTCAACACGTCTACGCTCGCTCTTCGTGGCTTTCTCCGACGTAGTGGCAGCTTAGGTCGTCCACACTCACGCCTACTTAACTCCGGTGCGACCATCCCAACCACGGGCATTCCCTTCCCGACTCTCCCGGGTGCTTCCGAGTTCCACATTGTCGTCGGCTACGGCACTCCGGCGCAGAAGCTCGCCGTGTCATTTGATACCACACTGGGAGCCACGTTTATCCGGTGCAAGACACGTGCGGATGACGCCATCGGCAAGGCATTCCACCCTTCTCGGTCTTCCTCCATTGTCCAAGTCTCATGCGGCTCGCCAGAGTGCCCGTTGAAGTCCTGCTCCGGACCTAGCTGCACGGTCACTGAGAGCAAGGATGGCTCCATGGTTTTCAATGCCACCGCCGTGATGGACACACTCACACTCTCGCAAGAGACACAGGAAAACATCAGGGCCATATGCTTGGAGATGGGCAGCGAAACATCTGAGAGCTTATCCGGCATTGTCGATCTCAGTTGGGACAACCACTCATTGGCATCTCGAGCTCCTTCGTCTCCGGACACAGTGGCCTTCTCCTACTGCCTGCCCTCTACTATTGTTGCCCAGGGCTTCCTCTCCATTGGCGCACCCCGGCCAGAACGCTCCCGCCACTTCGTTGTCTACACCCCCTTATGGACCAACACTCTACTCCCAAACATGTACATTGTCCGGCTCACCAAACTAGATGTTAGCGGGGTGGATGTCAAGATCCCGTATGCACCGCACGCCGGCAACGCGATGTTCGTGCTCGACACCACGTTCACCTACCTGAAGCCGGAGACCTATACGATTCTCCATGAGCAGTTCAAGTCGCAAATGACGGAGTACCGTGTTGCGCCGTCGATGGGCGACCTCGACACCTGCTACAACTTCACTGGTCTGACAAGAATGAGTATGCCATCCATCACACTATGGTTCGAAGGATGGGCATATATTGTCCCCGGCATGGAACAAATGATGTATTTTGGGCGTCGGGGAGATATCTTCTCCGTTGGGTGCCTCGCATTTGCTGCGGCATCGGACTTACCACCGGGGATCACTGCGGTCATCGGCACCCTGCTGCAGGAGAGGACAGAGGTGGTGTATGACGTTCATGGAGGGAAGATGGGGTTTTCCCATAAACAATGCTGGTGA